A single genomic interval of Haloterrigena salifodinae harbors:
- a CDS encoding Hsp20/alpha crystallin family protein, with product MSALRAALQDLSEDVFFDLLESEDAYLLVLDVPGVSADSLEVAVDDGRLSIEAHREKDPAGDYQYLEENRSLFLDIELPLPADAIGTETEAIVERGVLELTLPKTSATGETTIDVVEEDS from the coding sequence ATGTCAGCGCTTCGCGCCGCACTGCAGGATCTCTCGGAAGACGTCTTCTTCGATCTGCTCGAGAGTGAGGACGCCTACCTGCTCGTCCTCGACGTTCCGGGCGTCTCCGCCGACTCCCTCGAGGTGGCGGTCGACGACGGCCGGCTCTCCATCGAGGCCCACCGCGAGAAGGACCCCGCGGGCGACTACCAGTACCTCGAGGAGAACCGCTCGCTCTTTCTCGATATCGAGCTTCCCCTCCCCGCCGATGCGATCGGCACGGAGACGGAAGCGATCGTCGAACGCGGCGTCCTCGAGTTGACCCTTCCCAAAACATCGGCGACGGGCGAGACGACGATCGACGTCGTTGAGGAAGACTCCTAA